The Juglans microcarpa x Juglans regia isolate MS1-56 chromosome 2D, Jm3101_v1.0, whole genome shotgun sequence DNA window tgtAGTGTAGGATGTGGAagtaaatagtagctgatgagtAAAAATTCTAAATCTCCTTCAAGAAATTGTCTTATGGTTGTTACATGTAACCTCGCCTCATATAATGCTCACTTCAGATGTCATCTAACATGCAAATGATACAGGCAAAGAAAACTGCCAAGTGGTATCAACTTCCAACAAACAAAGATCCAGTTCATATAATATTTAGTTAACCTATCCTTTACGGATATACAACCTTCATGCGTGAAGCCTTTTAGGcaaatttccaaacaatttaTCAGACATAGTAGCTTTTATTCTACAAGAAACTATATGTGTAATCAATCTACGAACAATTGAAAATTGCCGTAAACTGCTAGAAAGTACCAACCCCTAGTTTGAGCAGCACCCGATTCTTTTTAGAACTGATTCCTCTTTGACATTTATTGTTTGTCCTCTGGATGGTAGAGTGGAAGCACTTGCATTATCACCCACCTCAATCACCCTCCTGCTCACAATCCGGTATATCTGGGTGAGGATTTCGGTAAAAGCACTTTCCACATTGGTAGCATCCAATGCAGAAGTTTCCATAAAGTAGAGGGACTCTCTCTCTGCAAATGACTTTCCGTGGTCTGTTGGAACAGCTACAAGGTGTCGAAGATCCGACTTGTTGCCAATCAGCATGACAACAAGGTTAGGGTCTGTGTGCTCCCTCAACTCCTTCAACCACCTTC harbors:
- the LOC121250715 gene encoding ras-related protein Rab11D — encoded protein: MAVYKPEDDYDYLFKLVLIGDSGVGKSNLLSRFTRNEFNLESKSTIGVEFATKSLNIDGKVVKAQIWDTAGQERYRAITSAYYRGAVGALLVYDVTRHTTFENVGRWLKELREHTDPNLVVMLIGNKSDLRHLVAVPTDHGKSFAERESLYFMETSALDATNVESAFTEILTQIYRIVSRRVIEVGDNASASTLPSRGQTINVKEESVLKRIGCCSN